In the Alkalinema sp. FACHB-956 genome, one interval contains:
- a CDS encoding urease subunit beta, with product MIPGEIFPAEGEIELNANRPTVTIAVANTGDRPVQVGSHFHFYEVNAALTFDRASARGMRLDIPAGTAVRFEPGDEKEVTLVPYVGKREVYGFNAQIEGKLDGKAKKSGSKKKNK from the coding sequence ATGATTCCCGGTGAAATTTTTCCCGCTGAAGGTGAGATTGAATTAAACGCCAATCGGCCCACAGTCACGATCGCGGTGGCCAATACGGGCGATCGACCGGTTCAGGTTGGATCCCATTTCCATTTCTATGAAGTGAATGCTGCGTTGACCTTCGATCGGGCCTCGGCTCGGGGGATGCGGCTGGATATTCCGGCGGGTACAGCGGTGCGGTTTGAACCCGGCGATGAGAAGGAAGTAACCTTGGTGCCCTACGTCGGCAAGCGCGAGGTCTATGGCTTCAATGCCCAGATCGAAGGCAAGCTGGACGGCAAAGCGAAGAAATCTGGTAGCAAAAAGAAAAATAAATAG
- the ureA gene encoding urease subunit gamma, translating to MQLSPQEKDKLLIFTAALLAERRKNRGLKLNYPEAVAYITAGILEGARDGRTVAELMTYGKTLLSRDDVMEGIAEMIPEVQVEATFPDGTKLVTVHDPIQ from the coding sequence ATGCAACTGTCACCCCAAGAAAAAGATAAATTGCTCATTTTTACAGCGGCGCTGCTCGCGGAACGACGCAAAAATCGCGGCCTCAAACTCAACTACCCGGAAGCCGTTGCCTACATTACCGCTGGCATTCTGGAGGGGGCACGGGATGGCCGCACGGTGGCGGAACTGATGACCTATGGCAAGACGTTACTCAGCCGCGATGATGTGATGGAGGGGATTGCAGAAATGATCCCTGAAGTGCAGGTGGAAGCCACGTTTCCCGATGGCACTAAACTCGTTACCGTCCACGATCCCATTCAGTAA
- a CDS encoding Coq4 family protein, translating into MMRSFKELRRFNLDSLQTLKAILTLLRDPSQTESVYDVEDGLCNTEAMKAATEKMMSIPEIAQLVRDRYIVPTPDLAKLLLCPDGSLGKAYANYITGFGFDPDFYRKMEIKDDMTYLLFRLRQTHDIWHVVAGFSVDVAGEIGIKAFELAQTHRPLSGILIAGAFLQTLLKSPRDLEILLSQISRGYQLGLRAKPFLAQRWEEHWEKPLAQWREELGVTV; encoded by the coding sequence ATGATGAGAAGTTTTAAAGAACTGCGGCGGTTTAATTTAGATTCGTTGCAAACGTTAAAGGCGATCTTAACCCTATTGCGAGATCCCAGTCAGACGGAATCGGTCTATGACGTGGAAGATGGATTATGCAACACCGAAGCCATGAAAGCGGCAACGGAAAAAATGATGTCTATTCCTGAAATTGCGCAGCTAGTTCGCGATCGCTACATTGTGCCGACACCGGATTTGGCAAAACTGCTGCTCTGTCCGGACGGATCGCTGGGAAAAGCCTATGCCAACTACATTACGGGGTTTGGCTTTGATCCAGATTTCTATCGAAAAATGGAAATCAAGGACGATATGACCTATCTGCTTTTCCGGTTGCGGCAAACCCATGATATCTGGCATGTAGTGGCGGGATTTTCCGTAGATGTGGCAGGGGAAATTGGCATTAAAGCGTTTGAATTGGCACAAACCCATCGACCGTTGTCGGGGATCTTGATTGCTGGAGCATTTTTGCAAACGTTACTGAAATCGCCTCGGGATCTAGAAATCTTATTGTCCCAAATTTCGCGAGGGTATCAGTTAGGATTGCGGGCAAAACCATTTTTAGCCCAACGCTGGGAGGAACACTGGGAGAAACCATTAGCTCAATGGCGAGAAGAACTCGGTGTTACGGTATAA
- a CDS encoding DUF2237 domain-containing protein, with amino-acid sequence MTSQISSRPRNVLGGELQCCCTSPKTGFYRDGFCQTDKWDYGSHTVCAQVTQAFLEFSRSRGNDLITPLPAYEFPGLRPGDKWCLCVSRWKEALEAGVAPPIVLEACHIKALQVVTLEQLQQHAIGQTVE; translated from the coding sequence ATGACCAGTCAAATTAGCAGTCGGCCTAGGAATGTATTGGGTGGGGAGTTGCAGTGTTGTTGCACGTCGCCCAAGACGGGGTTTTATCGGGATGGGTTTTGTCAAACCGATAAGTGGGATTATGGCAGCCACACGGTTTGCGCGCAGGTGACGCAGGCGTTTTTAGAGTTTTCCCGATCGCGGGGTAATGACCTGATTACGCCCCTTCCGGCCTATGAGTTTCCGGGGTTGCGACCGGGAGATAAGTGGTGTCTTTGTGTGTCGCGCTGGAAGGAGGCATTGGAAGCAGGGGTGGCTCCGCCGATCGTGTTGGAGGCTTGTCATATCAAAGCGTTGCAGGTGGTGACACTGGAACAGTTGCAGCAACACGCGATCGGGCAAACGGTGGAATAG